The sequence CCAGGTCGGCGAGTTTGCCGGTCTCGACGGAGCCGATCTCGCGGGCGAGGCCCTGGGCGAGCGCCGGGTTGATCGTGTATTTGGCGACGTAGCGCCGTACCCGGTGGTTGTCGGCCTGCCCGTCACCGGGCAGGGCACCGCGCCGCCGCTTCATGACATGGGCCGTCTGCCAGGTGCGCAGGATCACCTCGCCGACGCGGCCCATGGCCTGGGAGTCGGAGGAGATGATCGAGATCGCGCCGAGGTCGTGGAGGATGTCCTCCGCGCCGATGGTGGACGGCCGGATCCGGGATTCGGCGAACGCCAGGTCCTCCGGCACCGCCGGGTTCAGGTGGTGGCACACCATCAGCATGTCGAGGTGTTCCTCGGCGGTGTTGACGGTGAACGGCCGGGTCGGATTGGTGGAACTGGGCAGCACGTTCGGCTGCGAGACCACGGTCATGATGTCCGGGGCGTGGCCGCCCCCGGCGCCTTCGGTGTGGTACGAGTGGATGCCCCGGCCCGCGATCGCCGCGAGGGTGTCGCCGACGAAACCGGCCTCGTTCAACGTGTCCGTGTGGATGGCGACCTGGATGCCGGTGCGGTCGGCGACGGTGAGCGCCGCGTCGATGACGGCCGGGGTCGAGCCCCAGTCCTCGTGCAGCTTCAGGCCGGCCGCGCCGCCCCGGATCTGGGAGAGCATCGCCTCGTGGGAGACCGTGTTGCCCTTGCCGAGGAAGCCGACGTTGACCGGGTAGGCCTCCATCGCGTCGAACATCCGCGCGAGATGCCAGGGGCCGGGCGTCACGGTCGTCGCCTTGGAGCCCTCGGCCGGTCCGGTGCCGCCGCCGACCAGCGTGGTGATGCCGGCGCAGAGCGCCTCGTCGGCGATCTGCGGGCAGATGAAGTGGACGTGCGCGTCGATGGCACCGGCGGTCAGGATGCGCCCGTTGCCGGCGATCACCTCGGTCTCCGGACCGATGACCAGATCCGGGTGCACCCCGTCCATCGTGTCCGGGTTGCCCGCCTTGCCGATGCCGGTGATCCGCCCGTCACGGATGCCGACGTCGGCCTTGACGATCCCCCAGTGGTCGATGATGACGACCCCGGTGACGACGGTGTCGGGGGTGCCCTCCGCGCGCGTGACACGCGACTGGCCCATGGACTCGCGGATGACCTTGCCGCCGCCGAAGACCGCTTCGTCACCGGCGCGCCCGGGGCCGCCGGAGCGGTCCTCCTCGATCTCGATCAGCAGGTCGGTGTCGGCGAGCCGGATGCGGTCGCCGGTGGTGGGGCCGAACAGATCGGCGTAGGCGTCGCGGGAGATCTCAGGCATCGAGGGCACCTCCTGTCTCGCCGCGCAGTCCGGGCACGATCCGGGCGCCGGCCAGGGGCACGAGCTGGACGTCGACCGGGATGCCGGGCTCGAAGCGGACGGCGGTCCCGGCGGCGACGTTCAGCCGCTTGCCGCGTGCGGC is a genomic window of Streptomyces griseochromogenes containing:
- a CDS encoding urease subunit alpha translates to MPEISRDAYADLFGPTTGDRIRLADTDLLIEIEEDRSGGPGRAGDEAVFGGGKVIRESMGQSRVTRAEGTPDTVVTGVVIIDHWGIVKADVGIRDGRITGIGKAGNPDTMDGVHPDLVIGPETEVIAGNGRILTAGAIDAHVHFICPQIADEALCAGITTLVGGGTGPAEGSKATTVTPGPWHLARMFDAMEAYPVNVGFLGKGNTVSHEAMLSQIRGGAAGLKLHEDWGSTPAVIDAALTVADRTGIQVAIHTDTLNEAGFVGDTLAAIAGRGIHSYHTEGAGGGHAPDIMTVVSQPNVLPSSTNPTRPFTVNTAEEHLDMLMVCHHLNPAVPEDLAFAESRIRPSTIGAEDILHDLGAISIISSDSQAMGRVGEVILRTWQTAHVMKRRRGALPGDGQADNHRVRRYVAKYTINPALAQGLAREIGSVETGKLADLVLWEPAFFGVKPHLVIKGGQIAYAQMGDANASIPTPQPILPRPMYGAIGRAPAANSFNFVAPLAIEDGLPERLQLGKRFVAIDSTRLVTKAEMRENDARPQVRIDPDSFAVHIDGELVEATPATELPMAQRYFLF